A genome region from Paradevosia shaoguanensis includes the following:
- a CDS encoding pyruvate dehydrogenase complex dihydrolipoamide acetyltransferase — protein MSINITMPALSPTMEEGKLAKWHVKEGDSVSSGDVIAEIETDKATMEVEAVDEGKIGKIVVAEGTEGVKVNSVIAILLQEGESADAVAKAPAAPAPKAAAPAPAAAAPAPAVQSTATGSAVAAPAERAALVDKVAQLGSTLQQAANTNGSRIFASPLARRLAKEAGIDVSAISGTGPHGRVVKADVEAVKSGKSSLKAPAPAAAASAPAGAAIAGGMTKAQVLALYPEGSYEAVPNDGMRKTVAARLTESKQTVPHFYLTLDCKIDALLAAREQINFAAPKSKDGKPEYKLSVNDFVMKAWAVALQRVPAANATWAGDSILYHKRSDVAVAVAVPGGLFTPVVKSADTKSLREISEEVKDLAGRARNKKLAPHEYQGGSTSVSNLGMFGIREFAAVINPPHGTILAVGVGEERVYADKGQVKVGNFMTVTLSCDHRAVDGALGAEVLGVFKGLIENPVMMLA, from the coding sequence ATGAGCATCAACATCACCATGCCGGCGCTCTCTCCGACGATGGAAGAGGGCAAGCTTGCCAAGTGGCACGTCAAGGAAGGCGATAGCGTTTCCTCCGGTGACGTGATCGCCGAAATCGAGACCGACAAGGCCACGATGGAAGTCGAGGCCGTGGACGAAGGCAAGATCGGCAAGATCGTCGTGGCCGAGGGCACCGAGGGCGTGAAAGTCAATTCGGTCATCGCCATCCTGTTGCAGGAAGGCGAGAGCGCCGATGCCGTGGCCAAGGCCCCGGCGGCTCCGGCTCCCAAGGCCGCTGCGCCGGCACCCGCTGCCGCAGCGCCCGCTCCGGCCGTGCAGTCGACTGCTACGGGTTCCGCAGTAGCCGCGCCGGCTGAGCGCGCCGCTCTGGTGGACAAAGTGGCCCAGCTTGGCAGCACGCTGCAGCAGGCTGCCAATACCAACGGGTCGCGCATCTTCGCTTCGCCGCTCGCTCGTCGCCTGGCCAAGGAAGCCGGCATCGACGTGTCCGCCATTTCCGGCACCGGTCCGCATGGCCGCGTGGTCAAGGCTGACGTCGAGGCTGTGAAGTCGGGCAAGTCGTCGCTCAAGGCTCCGGCACCCGCCGCAGCGGCTTCCGCTCCGGCCGGCGCTGCAATTGCGGGTGGCATGACCAAGGCCCAGGTTCTCGCTCTCTATCCCGAGGGCAGCTATGAGGCCGTGCCGAACGACGGCATGCGCAAGACTGTCGCCGCGCGCCTCACCGAGAGCAAGCAGACGGTTCCGCATTTCTACCTGACGCTCGACTGCAAGATCGACGCGTTGCTCGCCGCCCGCGAGCAGATCAACTTCGCCGCGCCCAAGTCCAAGGACGGCAAGCCGGAGTACAAGCTCTCGGTCAACGACTTCGTCATGAAGGCCTGGGCCGTGGCGCTCCAGCGCGTTCCGGCTGCCAACGCGACCTGGGCCGGGGACTCGATCCTCTACCACAAGCGTTCGGACGTGGCCGTTGCGGTCGCCGTACCCGGCGGTCTCTTCACCCCGGTGGTCAAGTCGGCCGACACCAAGTCGCTGCGCGAGATATCCGAGGAAGTGAAGGACCTCGCCGGTCGCGCCCGCAACAAGAAGCTGGCTCCGCACGAATACCAGGGCGGTTCGACCTCGGTTTCCAACCTCGGCATGTTCGGCATCCGCGAATTCGCCGCCGTCATCAACCCGCCGCACGGCACGATCCTCGCGGTCGGCGTCGGCGAAGAGCGCGTCTATGCGGACAAGGGCCAGGTCAAGGTCGGCAACTTCATGACCGTGACCCTCTCCTGCGACCACCGCGCCGTCGACGGTGCGCTCGGCGCGGAAGTCCTCGGCGTCTTCAAGGGCCTGATCGAAAATCCCGTCATGATGCTGGCTTAA
- a CDS encoding SGNH/GDSL hydrolase family protein, whose protein sequence is MKNILAYGDSLTFGASPLPNGPRHAYEDRWASRLEAGLEGKARVFAEGLGGRTTVFDDWAANFELNGAKTLPVMLATHSPLDLVILFLGTNDLKPYINGSALQASFGVRRLIQVIRGHFGALLEPIPHIMIVAPPHLVASANSDVIERFGGSNGIAQSQTFASHYAKRAAELGVAFFDASTVAKADPADGVHLDARNTRAIGDGLVPVVKSLLGL, encoded by the coding sequence ATGAAGAACATCCTCGCCTATGGCGACAGCCTGACGTTTGGCGCCAGCCCGCTTCCGAACGGCCCGCGCCATGCCTATGAGGACCGTTGGGCCAGCCGGCTTGAGGCGGGACTCGAGGGCAAGGCGCGCGTCTTCGCCGAGGGGTTGGGCGGGCGAACGACCGTCTTCGACGACTGGGCGGCCAATTTCGAGCTCAACGGCGCCAAGACGCTCCCGGTAATGCTGGCCACGCATTCGCCGCTGGACCTGGTGATCCTGTTCCTGGGCACCAATGACCTGAAGCCCTACATCAACGGCAGCGCGTTGCAGGCCTCGTTCGGCGTGCGTCGGCTGATCCAGGTCATCCGCGGGCATTTCGGGGCTCTGCTCGAGCCGATTCCGCACATCATGATCGTGGCCCCGCCGCATCTCGTGGCGTCGGCCAACAGCGACGTGATCGAGCGCTTCGGCGGCAGCAACGGCATCGCGCAGTCGCAGACTTTCGCGAGTCATTATGCAAAGCGCGCAGCGGAGCTGGGCGTGGCGTTCTTCGACGCCTCGACTGTCGCCAAGGCGGACCCGGCTGACGGCGTTCACCTCGACGCGCGAAACACACGTGCTATCGGCGACGGCCTCGTGCCGGTCGTCAAATCACTGCTCGGCCTCTAG
- the lpdA gene encoding dihydrolipoyl dehydrogenase, with product MADSYDLIVIGAGPGGYVAAIRAAQLGMKTAIIEREHMAGICSNWGCIPTKALLRSAEIYSHMGHAKDYGLSAEKFGFDIDAIVKRSRAIAGQMNNGVQFLMKKNKVDIIWGEAALTSANEIKVVKTTKKPMEPQWPAPKNTLGEGTYKAKNIIIATGARPRVLPGIEPDGDKIWTYFEAMKPAAMPKSLAIMGSGAIGIEFASFYRSLGAEVTVIELLPQILPVEDAEIAAHVRKRMEKRGIKFMTDAKVSKVEKTKDGIVASVEFKDGKTTTVAADKLISAVGVQCNTENLGLEKVGVKIDRGAIVIDGYGRTSVPGVWAIGDVAGPPMLAHKAEHEAVVTVETIAGLKTHGLDKSKVPGCTYCEPQVASVGLTEAKAKEAGRDIKVGRFPFIGNGKAIALGEPDGLVKTIFDAKTGELLGAHMVGAEVTELIQGFVISMNLETTEEELIHTIFPHPTLSETMKESVLDAYGRALNI from the coding sequence ATGGCTGACTCATACGATCTGATTGTCATCGGTGCCGGTCCCGGCGGTTACGTCGCGGCCATCCGCGCGGCCCAGCTGGGCATGAAGACCGCCATCATCGAGCGCGAGCACATGGCCGGCATCTGCTCGAACTGGGGTTGTATCCCGACCAAGGCGCTGCTGCGCTCGGCCGAGATCTACAGCCACATGGGCCACGCCAAGGATTACGGCCTCAGCGCCGAGAAGTTCGGCTTCGACATCGACGCCATCGTCAAGCGCTCGCGCGCCATCGCCGGCCAGATGAACAACGGCGTCCAGTTCCTCATGAAGAAGAACAAGGTCGACATCATCTGGGGCGAAGCCGCGCTGACCTCGGCAAACGAGATCAAGGTGGTCAAAACCACCAAGAAGCCGATGGAGCCGCAATGGCCGGCGCCCAAGAACACGCTGGGCGAGGGCACCTACAAGGCCAAGAACATCATCATCGCCACCGGCGCGCGTCCGCGCGTGCTCCCGGGCATCGAGCCCGATGGCGACAAGATCTGGACCTATTTCGAGGCGATGAAGCCGGCTGCCATGCCCAAGTCGCTCGCCATCATGGGTTCGGGCGCCATCGGTATCGAGTTCGCCTCGTTCTACCGCTCGCTGGGCGCCGAAGTGACGGTGATCGAGCTGCTGCCGCAGATCTTGCCGGTGGAAGATGCCGAGATCGCCGCCCATGTGCGCAAGCGCATGGAAAAGCGCGGCATCAAGTTCATGACCGACGCCAAGGTGTCCAAGGTTGAAAAGACCAAGGACGGCATCGTCGCCAGCGTCGAGTTCAAGGACGGCAAGACCACCACGGTCGCGGCCGACAAGCTGATCTCGGCCGTCGGCGTGCAGTGCAACACCGAGAACCTCGGGCTCGAGAAGGTGGGCGTCAAGATCGACCGCGGCGCCATCGTCATCGACGGATACGGACGCACGAGCGTGCCGGGCGTCTGGGCCATCGGCGACGTCGCCGGCCCGCCGATGCTCGCGCACAAGGCCGAGCACGAGGCTGTCGTCACCGTCGAGACCATTGCGGGCCTCAAGACCCATGGGCTCGACAAGAGCAAGGTGCCGGGCTGCACCTATTGCGAGCCGCAGGTGGCGAGCGTGGGGCTGACCGAGGCCAAGGCCAAGGAAGCCGGACGCGACATCAAGGTCGGCCGCTTCCCGTTCATCGGCAACGGCAAGGCCATTGCGCTGGGCGAGCCGGATGGCCTGGTCAAGACCATCTTCGACGCCAAGACCGGCGAGCTCCTCGGAGCCCATATGGTCGGCGCGGAGGTGACCGAGCTTATCCAGGGCTTTGTGATCTCGATGAACCTCGAGACCACCGAGGAAGAACTCATCCACACCATCTTCCCGCATCCGACCCTGAGCGAGACGATGAAGGAAAGCGTGCTCGATGCCTATGGGCGCGCGCTCAACATCTGA
- a CDS encoding GlsB/YeaQ/YmgE family stress response membrane protein, which produces MSINARALVIFLAIGLVAGWLAGLVVGGSGGLFGSLLKGVIGAFVGGYLFAALNINLGIKNTIVTQIITATVGAIVVVLAARLIAGA; this is translated from the coding sequence ATGAGCATCAATGCCCGCGCGCTCGTCATCTTCCTGGCCATTGGCCTCGTGGCCGGTTGGCTTGCGGGGCTGGTCGTGGGCGGCTCGGGCGGGCTGTTCGGCTCGCTGCTCAAGGGCGTGATCGGCGCGTTCGTGGGCGGCTATCTGTTTGCGGCGCTCAATATCAATCTGGGGATCAAGAACACTATCGTGACCCAGATCATTACTGCGACGGTGGGTGCCATCGTCGTGGTGCTGGCGGCAAGGCTCATCGCCGGCGCCTGA
- the lipA gene encoding lipoyl synthase, protein MVTLIDNTGVERPRHPEKANRPETVMLRKPDWIRVRAPGSPVYNETKQIVRENNLVTVCEEAGCPNIGECWSKKHATMMIMGEICTRACAFCNVRTGLPLALDPHEPENVAKAVQKLGLEHVVITSVDRDDLPDGGAHHFADVIYAIREKNPTTTIEILTPDFLRKEGALEVVVKAKPDVFNHNLETVPSKYLKVRPGARYFHSIRLLQRVKELDPTMFTKSGIMVGLGEERNEVLQLMDDLRSADVDFLTIGQYLQPTRKHHPVISFVTPDEFKSYATVAQTKGFLLVSSSPLTRSSHHAGEDFAKLRAARLAKHA, encoded by the coding sequence GTGGTTACCCTGATCGACAATACGGGCGTCGAACGCCCGCGCCACCCCGAAAAGGCCAACCGGCCCGAAACGGTCATGCTGCGCAAGCCGGACTGGATTCGCGTCCGCGCGCCCGGTTCGCCGGTCTACAACGAAACCAAGCAGATCGTGCGCGAGAACAATCTCGTGACGGTGTGCGAGGAAGCCGGTTGCCCCAATATCGGGGAGTGCTGGTCCAAGAAGCATGCGACCATGATGATCATGGGCGAGATTTGCACGCGCGCCTGCGCCTTCTGCAACGTGCGCACCGGCCTGCCGCTGGCGCTCGATCCGCATGAGCCGGAGAACGTGGCCAAGGCCGTGCAGAAGCTCGGGCTCGAGCATGTGGTCATCACCTCGGTCGATCGTGACGACCTGCCCGATGGCGGTGCGCACCACTTTGCCGACGTGATCTATGCGATCCGCGAGAAGAACCCGACCACGACCATCGAAATCCTGACGCCGGACTTCCTGCGCAAGGAAGGCGCGCTGGAAGTCGTCGTGAAAGCCAAGCCCGACGTCTTCAACCACAACCTCGAAACCGTGCCGAGCAAGTACCTCAAGGTGCGGCCGGGTGCGCGGTATTTCCACTCGATCCGGCTGCTGCAGCGGGTCAAGGAACTCGATCCCACCATGTTCACCAAGTCGGGGATCATGGTTGGCCTTGGCGAGGAGCGCAACGAAGTGCTCCAGCTTATGGATGATCTGCGCAGCGCCGATGTCGATTTCCTGACTATCGGCCAGTACCTGCAGCCGACGCGCAAGCACCATCCGGTGATCAGCTTTGTCACCCCCGACGAATTCAAGTCCTACGCGACGGTCGCGCAGACCAAGGGCTTCCTGCTGGTGTCGTCGAGCCCACTGACTCGGTCTTCACACCATGCCGGCGAGGATTTCGCCAAGCTGCGTGCCGCACGATTGGCCAAGCATGCCTGA
- a CDS encoding type II toxin-antitoxin system RatA family toxin, giving the protein MPDLYLERHVPHLADRMFDLVADLESYPRFIPNCSAMIVKKDFGAPGDVRFAKMTIRFGPVTQAYTSRVTLDLEARTIAAKAVDGPFAYLNSQWTLEPEGQGTRVRFDIDFKISNPLIAAVAEPAFAAKQEEIINAFVEEADRRFGE; this is encoded by the coding sequence ATGCCTGATCTCTACCTGGAGCGGCACGTTCCGCATCTGGCCGACAGGATGTTCGATCTTGTGGCGGACCTGGAGAGCTATCCGCGCTTCATCCCCAATTGCAGCGCCATGATCGTGAAAAAGGATTTTGGCGCTCCCGGGGACGTTCGCTTCGCAAAGATGACGATCCGGTTCGGGCCGGTGACGCAGGCCTATACGAGCCGAGTGACGCTCGATCTCGAGGCGCGCACGATCGCGGCCAAGGCGGTAGATGGGCCTTTTGCCTATCTCAACAGCCAGTGGACGCTGGAACCCGAGGGGCAGGGCACGCGTGTGCGCTTCGACATCGACTTCAAGATTTCCAACCCGCTGATCGCGGCCGTGGCCGAGCCGGCCTTTGCGGCCAAGCAGGAGGAAATCATCAACGCGTTCGTCGAAGAGGCAGATCGCCGGTTCGGCGAATAG
- a CDS encoding CinA family protein, whose product MAGKQAPDPAKEVIETLVSRKMTLATAESCTGGLLSGAITAIPGSSEAFYGGFVTYSNSAKSRMIGVPARMIQDHGAVSAPVARAMADGARNTARTDIAVSITGVAGPSGGTERKPVGLVYFAVATKDGTDVKEMRFGDIGREAIRQASVETALKMVLETLAKPEEH is encoded by the coding sequence ATGGCAGGCAAGCAGGCGCCTGACCCCGCCAAAGAGGTCATCGAAACGCTTGTTTCCCGCAAGATGACGCTGGCGACGGCTGAAAGCTGTACGGGCGGCCTGCTCTCCGGCGCCATCACCGCCATTCCCGGCTCTTCCGAAGCTTTTTACGGTGGCTTCGTCACCTATTCCAACTCCGCCAAGTCCCGAATGATCGGCGTGCCGGCGCGCATGATCCAGGATCACGGTGCGGTTTCAGCCCCGGTGGCCCGCGCAATGGCCGACGGCGCCCGGAACACCGCTCGCACCGATATTGCCGTCAGCATCACCGGCGTAGCCGGCCCGAGCGGCGGCACCGAGCGCAAGCCGGTCGGCCTGGTCTACTTCGCCGTCGCCACCAAGGACGGCACCGACGTCAAGGAAATGCGCTTCGGCGATATCGGCCGCGAGGCCATTCGCCAGGCCAGCGTCGAGACCGCCCTCAAGATGGTGCTCGAAACCCTTGCCAAGCCGGAAGAGCACTGA
- a CDS encoding bifunctional 2-C-methyl-D-erythritol 4-phosphate cytidylyltransferase/2-C-methyl-D-erythritol 2,4-cyclodiphosphate synthase: MTRARSIAAIVVAAGKGERASANGETEPKQYRLVHGIPVLTRTIRALLDIPEISAVVPVIHPDHAARYAALGLADDRLLPAVTGGATRQSSVLAGLMALGKIRPDLVLIQDAARPFVDAKLVHGVIAGLADHEAALPAMPVTDTIKKAPDGINVVSTEDRRVLFAAQTPQGFRFPQILSAHMRASTLPREFTDDAAIAEWAGLRVAITPGNANNIKITLPEDFERAERMIAGAQAMETRVGTGFDVHEFEPGDAVWLGGVKIPHTARLKGHSDADVALHAITDAIYGALGEGDIGTHFPPSDPQWRGAASVIFLEHAAGLVAVRGGRIVNLDATIVAESPRIAAHVPAMREVIATACAITPSRVTIKATTSERLGFTGREEGIVAMASASIELPRID, from the coding sequence GTGACTCGCGCCCGCTCCATCGCCGCAATCGTCGTCGCCGCAGGCAAAGGCGAACGTGCCAGCGCTAATGGAGAGACCGAGCCCAAGCAATATCGCCTGGTGCATGGCATCCCTGTGCTGACGCGCACCATCCGCGCCCTTCTGGATATTCCAGAGATTTCCGCGGTTGTCCCGGTCATCCACCCCGATCACGCCGCGCGCTACGCCGCCCTAGGCCTCGCCGATGACCGCCTCCTGCCCGCCGTCACCGGCGGCGCCACCCGCCAGTCCTCGGTCCTTGCGGGCCTCATGGCGCTGGGAAAGATTCGACCCGACCTCGTCCTGATTCAGGACGCCGCGCGCCCCTTTGTAGACGCCAAGCTGGTCCACGGCGTCATCGCCGGCCTTGCCGACCACGAAGCCGCGTTGCCGGCCATGCCGGTCACCGATACCATCAAGAAAGCGCCGGACGGCATCAATGTCGTCTCGACCGAAGACAGGCGCGTCCTCTTCGCCGCCCAGACGCCGCAGGGTTTCCGCTTCCCGCAGATTCTCTCCGCGCATATGCGCGCCAGCACCCTGCCCCGTGAATTCACCGACGATGCCGCCATTGCCGAATGGGCCGGGCTGCGCGTCGCCATCACGCCGGGCAACGCCAACAACATCAAGATCACCCTGCCGGAAGACTTCGAGCGGGCTGAACGCATGATCGCAGGAGCTCAAGCCATGGAAACTCGCGTCGGTACCGGATTCGACGTCCACGAATTCGAGCCTGGCGACGCGGTATGGCTGGGTGGCGTCAAGATTCCGCACACCGCCAGGCTCAAGGGCCATTCGGATGCCGACGTGGCCCTCCACGCCATCACCGATGCCATCTATGGCGCGCTGGGCGAAGGCGACATCGGCACGCATTTCCCGCCCAGCGATCCGCAATGGCGCGGGGCCGCATCGGTCATCTTCCTTGAGCATGCAGCGGGGCTGGTCGCAGTGCGCGGCGGCCGTATCGTCAACCTCGACGCCACCATCGTAGCCGAATCTCCGCGTATCGCGGCGCATGTTCCCGCAATGCGGGAGGTAATTGCAACGGCTTGCGCGATCACGCCATCCCGCGTCACTATCAAGGCCACGACCAGCGAAAGACTGGGCTTTACGGGCCGCGAGGAGGGCATTGTCGCCATGGCTAGCGCAAGTATCGAACTGCCGCGGATAGACTGA
- the dusB gene encoding tRNA dihydrouridine synthase DusB — protein MAGITDRPFRTIAERHGAGLVVSEMIASSALAAAQNDMVRRLNKREGRLPHVVQLAGCEAEWMQRGAEIACDAGADILDINFGCPAKRVTNGFAGSALMRVPDQALKLVETVVSATSLPVTVKMRLGWDDDCLNAAQIARDAVNAGVKMITVHGRTRQQFYKGTARWELVRAVVEAVDVPVVVNGDVVDLASAREALQQSGAAAVMLGRGAQGRPWVVGQIGAALAGEQVPEAPAGDELTELIAVHYEDMMSEYGTHVGVRAARKHLDWYLEALGIVLDKPTRHGLLNAESPEAVLAMIPEIYSGNWREAA, from the coding sequence ATGGCGGGGATTACCGATCGCCCGTTCCGCACCATAGCCGAGCGCCATGGCGCAGGCCTTGTCGTTTCGGAGATGATTGCGAGCTCGGCGCTGGCAGCAGCGCAGAACGACATGGTTCGCCGGCTCAACAAGCGCGAGGGGCGGCTGCCGCATGTGGTGCAGCTTGCCGGATGCGAGGCGGAGTGGATGCAGCGCGGGGCGGAGATCGCCTGCGATGCCGGCGCCGATATTCTAGATATCAATTTCGGTTGTCCCGCCAAGCGCGTAACCAATGGCTTTGCCGGCTCGGCGCTGATGCGGGTGCCGGATCAGGCGCTCAAGCTGGTGGAAACGGTGGTTTCGGCGACGTCTTTGCCGGTGACGGTCAAGATGCGGCTGGGCTGGGATGATGATTGCCTCAACGCTGCGCAGATCGCGCGCGACGCGGTCAATGCCGGGGTCAAGATGATCACGGTGCACGGGCGCACGCGGCAGCAATTCTACAAGGGCACGGCGCGCTGGGAGTTGGTGCGGGCGGTCGTCGAGGCCGTCGATGTGCCGGTGGTGGTGAATGGCGACGTGGTCGACCTGGCGAGCGCGCGCGAGGCCTTGCAGCAGTCCGGCGCGGCTGCGGTGATGCTGGGGCGCGGAGCGCAGGGGCGGCCGTGGGTGGTCGGGCAGATCGGGGCGGCGCTGGCGGGCGAACAGGTGCCCGAGGCGCCGGCGGGCGATGAGCTGACCGAACTGATCGCCGTGCACTACGAGGACATGATGTCCGAATACGGCACGCATGTCGGCGTCCGGGCGGCCCGCAAGCACCTGGATTGGTATCTCGAAGCGCTGGGCATCGTGCTCGATAAGCCGACGCGGCATGGGCTGCTCAATGCGGAGAGCCCCGAGGCAGTTCTGGCGATGATCCCGGAAATCTATTCGGGCAATTGGAGGGAGGCGGCATGA
- a CDS encoding two-component system sensor histidine kinase NtrB — MSGEAIGIAASVLQALPQPVIVCDTDNTIVFVNYAAEAFFGASLSVLARQKLNDLIAFGSPILNLVETVNSRRSPMTEYRVSVDSSRFGEERIVDVYASPISDTDGRVTLLFQERTMADKIDRQLVSRGAARSVTGLASMLAHEIKNPLSGIRGAAQLLEQTVSEEEVPLARLIREETDRIVDLIDRVEIFGDDRPLEREPINIHVVLDRVKLLARNGVARGISFSEEYDPSLPPVFGNRDQLIQVFLNLVKNASEALERTAKPEIRFSTAFRPGIRIAVTGIAERISLPLEIVIEDNGPGVPSDILPFLFDPFVTTKANGSGLGLALVAKIVGDHGGVIDCDSRPGRTRFRILLPVATAGIPSDFQEALTR, encoded by the coding sequence ATGAGCGGCGAGGCCATTGGTATTGCGGCCTCCGTTCTCCAGGCGCTTCCGCAGCCGGTGATCGTCTGCGACACGGACAACACCATAGTGTTCGTGAACTATGCAGCGGAGGCCTTCTTCGGCGCTTCGCTGAGCGTTCTGGCACGACAGAAACTCAACGATCTCATCGCGTTCGGCTCGCCCATTCTCAATCTGGTCGAGACGGTCAACAGCCGACGATCGCCAATGACGGAATATCGCGTTTCGGTCGATTCTTCCCGGTTCGGGGAGGAGCGGATCGTTGATGTCTATGCGAGCCCGATTTCCGATACCGATGGTCGCGTCACGCTGCTCTTCCAGGAGCGGACGATGGCCGACAAGATCGACCGGCAACTGGTTTCGCGCGGCGCGGCTCGGTCGGTGACGGGACTGGCCTCGATGCTGGCCCATGAGATCAAGAACCCGCTTTCCGGCATTCGCGGTGCCGCGCAATTGCTGGAGCAGACGGTTTCGGAAGAGGAAGTGCCGCTGGCGCGGCTGATCCGCGAGGAAACCGATCGCATCGTCGATCTCATCGATCGCGTCGAGATTTTCGGCGACGACAGGCCGCTGGAGCGGGAGCCGATCAACATCCACGTGGTGCTCGATCGGGTGAAGCTGCTTGCGCGGAACGGGGTGGCGCGGGGCATCTCCTTCTCGGAAGAGTACGATCCGTCGCTGCCGCCGGTGTTCGGCAACCGGGACCAGCTCATCCAGGTGTTCCTGAACCTCGTCAAGAATGCCTCGGAAGCGCTTGAGCGAACGGCGAAGCCGGAGATTCGGTTCTCGACAGCCTTCCGGCCGGGCATCCGTATTGCCGTTACGGGAATCGCGGAGCGCATCTCGCTGCCGCTCGAAATCGTCATCGAGGACAACGGGCCGGGGGTGCCCTCGGACATCCTGCCGTTCCTTTTCGATCCGTTCGTGACCACCAAGGCCAATGGCTCTGGGCTTGGGTTGGCGCTTGTTGCCAAGATCGTGGGTGACCATGGCGGGGTCATCGACTGCGACAGCAGGCCGGGGCGCACGCGGTTCCGCATTCTATTGCCGGTGGCGACGGCCGGCATTCCGTCTGACTTCCAAGAGGCTTTGACCAGATGA
- the ntrC gene encoding nitrogen regulation protein NR(I): MSGHTVLLADDDAAIRMVLNQALTRAGYEVRPTGNMSTMWNWVSRGEGDLLITDVHMPDGNAFDIMPKIKKLRPDMPMIVMSAQNTFMTAIRASEVGAYEYLPKPFDITEVLSVVQRALADAKKPAPRDRNVEDAGDAMPLVGRSPAMQDIYRALARLMQTDLTVMVTGESGTGKELVARALHEFGKRRNGPFVAINMAAIPRDLIEAELFGHEKGAFTGATARSSGRFEQAEGGTLFLDEIGDMPMDAQTRLLRVLQEGEYTMVGGRTPLKTNVRIVAATHRDLSQMIRQGLFREDLYYRLNVVPIRLPPLRERVDDIGDLVSHFLMAAQRDGEPIKTISTDAIRVMQDYSWPGNVRELENLVRRLVALYADESISAEVVETELNIGEKPVVTAATGPVDVSTAVEAHVAQLLREYEPKLPPAGLYQRVLDRVEAPLIAMALNACAGNQIKAAELLGLNRNTLRKKIRTHSIEIVKHSRRS, from the coding sequence ATGAGTGGCCACACCGTTCTACTTGCCGATGACGATGCGGCGATCCGTATGGTCCTCAACCAGGCGCTGACGCGCGCGGGCTACGAGGTGCGGCCGACGGGAAACATGTCCACGATGTGGAACTGGGTCAGTCGCGGGGAAGGTGATCTGCTGATTACCGATGTGCACATGCCGGACGGCAATGCCTTCGACATCATGCCCAAGATCAAGAAGCTGCGCCCGGACATGCCGATGATCGTGATGAGCGCGCAGAATACGTTCATGACGGCGATCCGGGCGTCCGAGGTCGGGGCTTATGAATACCTACCCAAGCCGTTCGATATCACCGAGGTGCTGTCGGTGGTGCAGCGGGCATTGGCAGATGCCAAGAAGCCGGCTCCGCGGGATCGCAATGTCGAGGATGCGGGCGATGCCATGCCGCTGGTGGGGCGTTCGCCGGCGATGCAGGACATCTATCGCGCGCTGGCGCGGCTGATGCAGACCGACCTCACGGTGATGGTGACGGGCGAAAGCGGGACCGGCAAGGAACTGGTGGCGCGGGCGCTGCACGAGTTCGGCAAGCGCCGGAATGGCCCGTTCGTGGCCATCAACATGGCGGCGATACCGCGTGACCTCATCGAGGCCGAGCTTTTCGGCCACGAGAAGGGGGCCTTTACCGGCGCGACGGCGCGGTCGTCGGGGCGGTTCGAGCAGGCCGAGGGCGGCACGCTCTTCCTCGACGAAATCGGCGATATGCCGATGGATGCACAAACGCGGCTGCTGCGTGTGCTGCAGGAAGGCGAGTATACGATGGTGGGCGGGCGCACCCCGCTCAAGACCAATGTGCGCATCGTGGCGGCGACGCATCGCGACCTCAGCCAGATGATCCGGCAGGGACTGTTCCGCGAGGATCTTTACTATCGCCTCAACGTCGTGCCGATCCGGCTGCCGCCGCTGCGGGAGCGCGTTGATGATATCGGCGATCTGGTGTCGCATTTCCTGATGGCGGCGCAGCGCGATGGCGAGCCGATCAAGACGATCTCGACGGATGCGATCCGCGTGATGCAGGACTATTCGTGGCCGGGCAACGTGCGTGAGCTGGAGAACCTCGTCCGGCGACTCGTGGCGCTCTATGCCGACGAGAGCATTTCGGCGGAAGTCGTTGAGACGGAACTCAATATCGGCGAGAAGCCGGTGGTTACGGCGGCCACTGGTCCAGTGGATGTCTCGACTGCGGTCGAGGCGCATGTGGCGCAATTGCTGCGGGAATACGAGCCCAAGCTGCCGCCGGCCGGGCTCTACCAGCGGGTGCTCGACAGGGTCGAGGCGCCACTGATCGCCATGGCGCTCAATGCGTGCGCGGGCAACCAGATCAAGGCGGCGGAGTTGCTGGGGCTCAATCGCAATACGCTGCGCAAGAAAATCCGGACGCACAGTATCGAGATCGTGAAGCATTCGCGGCGGAGCTGA